ACAAATGGGATTTGAGGAACAACGAGGGTGTTCACTGAAAAATTACTCTACTGTACTACACTGGGTTAGTTAGGGCTTCTTTGACATGGCTTATGTCGATTTCGGATTTATCTATTTTgcgtaaatcgaggcactgtagcgtaaagccgttttgtaagtcaggattaaaatgaactagaagtcgagaaaagccagtttttctggcttcaccggctttggcttcaccggtgaagccgttttggatgagccgtacCAAAGAGGGCTTTAGCATGTGTTTGGTTGGTTGGATTTGTATGGAAGGGATGGGACTATCCATGTCGATTGGTTGGATGAATTATTGGGACCAGTAAAACCATAGATAGAGAATATATCCTCAGATGCTGGATTTCTTAGTTCGTAAAAATCTCTCGAACCAGTTTATCCATGTCTTCTGATCTttgtcattagtaaataaattaagaaTAATCAGTATGTTATATTATTACTTAGTAATTATGTTGGTAGGATTAGTTTAGATAAGTGCTAATATGTTGATTAGTGCATGTTTTATGTGCTAATTAGGTTATTAGTTCTGCTAATTAacatatttattttaaattagtgATTTTCATGGTAAAATTAGTATTAGTACATATTTATTAGTGTCtaattaattattattatttttaaataataaatataattaGACAACTATTCTGATCTCATCTATTTTCATCTATCCACCCAAATAGAAAAATAGCTTGTTCTATCTATCCCACCAAACATACTATCATATCCTTATTCCAATGTTGTATCCCATCCAACTTTATTCTCGAACCAAACGCACCTAACGCACCTAGTTAActgagggggtgtttggttgcccctcctaaattttagtcgttgtccaaTCGGATGTttagatacatgcatggagtattaaatatagactaattacgaaactaattacatagttgaagactaatttacgagacgaatcttttgagcctaattagtccatgatttgacaatgttttgctacagtaaacatgtgctaatgatagattaattaggcttaaaaaatcgtctcgtgaagtactgacgaattatgtaatttattttttattagtatctgaacatcTTATACAACATCCTACcaacatacctcctaaattttagtagccgaATCAAATAACCCCCGAACCGAGCAGCGCAAAGCAAAGCAAAGAGGAGCCCAGACTGTTTGGTTAATAAAGTTAGTAGTGACAGTGATGTGGCAGGCCATCTCTGTCTGCACTTTACAGTGTAGTACTACAGGAGAGCAGAGTTGTCACTCATCtcactctctctttttttcaagaAACGACGCAGGTAGTCACATTTGTTATATTTGGATGCTTGCAAAATACTATTATATCACGGCTTTATGTAACGTGGTGTGCGACATAATGATGTTTTAACTGGCTATTGTTAGCTAGCTAATGGCTGTAGCTCATTCTTAGCTGCCTCAAACTAGTCGTGTGATAATTTCAtacaagaactggggccctattTTCTTAACGAGTGTTAGTTCAGCTTCAATGAAATCCTGTCAAACACCAACTTAGAAGAAGAATAATCATCACAAGAGAAGCTCTAAAAGGGAggaattgtttttctttttctactaCAAAAGTAAAGTCTCATAAATATGGTTTCTTCGCCTCCTCTTGCTCGCTAGGTGAAGCCATTTGCAAACAATTCCTAGTAAATAGGACACAAAAGACAGGTGAAATCACCACCTCAAAAGAAATAGATAGGTGAAATCATGCTAGAAGCTACTTTTGTTCTTAAAATGGTTGTGCTCCTTCGTTTTGCTATTTCAGTGTTGTTAGTGGTTTTCTTTTGGTCCTTTTGTTGCCGAGCTGATTTTAGTCTAAATTATGAGACACGTTTGCAAAGTTTGGATGATGGCTTACCACTCTTAGCATGCTCTTGCCAAAACAATAACCCCTATGTATCAAATAGGACCTTGATCGCATTGAATAAAATTATGAACCGCATCACTCTACGAAGCATATATAATGTTGTGTCCTTTATCAACGTACAAACATTAAAACCAAAAGCTCAAGCCGTACGTGAAGAGCGGCTCACCGGGCGGTACTTCCTCTGATCCAATTTATATACGGCATAATTTAATATGATGTAGTCTACCAAGTTAGGTTTgaccatttatttattttattttattattatttgaTAGTACATTTTAGTTAAAAATTGTTGTCCACATTATTAGTCAAAGATTGTAAATTTAAATCGTAATATACGTGTGCGTATAGAGACCCGATGAAGTAAATAGGACCAATCGAAGTAGTCCTAATTAAGGAGTAAATTGAGCCGATGTTTGTTGAAAGGGAAATGACActtatttagaaaatagaaatggtACTTCCTCGACTATTGTTCGTGGTGTTTAACTGTTTATTTTCTGCACTCCTACGTGATGCGCACCTGTACGTGCAGCCGAGGGCGGAGGCAAAAAGgcggcaacaacaacaacaacaaaaaaggtGATGCGTGCGAATTGCAGAGAAAGTGGCAGGCAGGGAGGCAAAACACCTGAACTGGAAAGCGTGCCGATTCATCATTCATTCATCGGATCCGAGGGAGAAAGCCATCAGAATCGCAGACAGCTTTCTtttctttggttgttttgtttataaaatgaatgAATCAACGAAGAGACGGTTAGCGAAGGAAGGAAATGAAAGATTAACTAAGAAGCGGGACGCGTGAATTCGGTGAGCAGAGCAGGAGAATGAATCCTGCAGGCTGCAGCATCCACCTACATGCTGTACACAGAGCGACACCAGTTGGCTACCTTGTCATCAGTCAACTTGATGATGAGCGGCGAGCAATGCATCCATGCGGTTCAGGTTGAGAGCATCCAGAACGTACAATTCGTGGAGGCATGGCATCGCAGCAGCTAATTGGATTTGGACGAGACTATCCGATCGAGTATTATGTTTATGTTATCTGCCGGTGACACCAACGAACTCCTCATAGCAGGTAGGTGGTGGTTGTTGGTTAGTATATATATCATCACTAAACTAGACTGCTCCTAATACTGAAAGTGCGTGTGTATTCATTCGTTTTGAAAAAGAATAGAAACCATTGAAAGCATTCGTAACAGCTGTTGCTACACTTACTGACGCTGACCGGTGATACTAGACAGGAGCGCGGTATTGGGCACCCCCAGCTGGAACTGGAAGGGAAGGGAGTGCCAATTCAGACTTCAGAGCTCAGAGGAAGGAAACCAGAATATGGCAGACAGCTTTGTTCGTGTGATGTTCTCGGTTAGTTGGATGGAACGCGTCAATTAGGTGGTGAGCAGGTGGCTGACGGGATTATATATGCCGTTGGATTtacgatgatggtggtggtggttatTATATTTTTAGTATATGGTGGCACGCACGACACTGGCTCTattcgcttcactgaaaaaataagccgaaaacactgttctggctgaaaaaacaagctgaaaatacggattataagataagcaaaCAAGACCACTGCCCTATAGGCTCCATGTAAGCTTACGACTCATTTTTCCTCTcttctccacctcagcatttaacTAGCTTATAAGCTGTTATTATACTCGCTCTTACAGGGAATCGATCATGAGCTTGCTATGATTGGGCGCTCGCATGGGAATGAACGAACCAACCAACGCAGAGGAAGCTTCAGGCTTGTTTCGCACTGTACTACTCTACGACCAAGCAAATCTGTTAGGCTGATGGTGATGGAGATGGCAAACATTCCTCTGCTTCCAAACTAACCTAAGCCGCGTCTCGTCTCATTGTATTCGTATACGTGTATGTATACACAGTATATACACTAGTGTATGgctctgttcgcttcgctgaaactAATGCATATGCGGATTTGTtacgaaagaaaatgaaaagcagGGTTGAAGCGGTATGTGAACCGGAACGTGATGCTGCCATCTCGATCTCGTTGCGGCGCGCGTGGCCGTTGGTTGACAGGCCATTTGGTGGAGCAGAGGCGGTGGTCGCGCTCGTATAGCCCGATCCAACAAGGCCTGGCCGCCTGGGCTGGGCTGCCAAGTGCCAACGGCAGCAGCAATTGGAAATGGGATCTCCCAACGGTCGGTCTTTGATCGGACGGCTGAGGCGGCGGTCAAGGTAGAGAGGCAGCGAGGGGTCATCATGGACACGGATGGCGTTGCAGATGAAGCAAGCATAGGATGCCGCTGGCGGTCCGGCAAGAATCCCTGAGTCCCCTGAGCTCCATTTATTCCTCCTCCTCGATCAGTCAGTCCTCACATCACACGTCAGGGTCACTGCGTCAGGCAGGCGGCAGGACTAGCTATTTAGCAGCCTCGTCTGGCTGCTCTCATCTACAGAGCATCCAATCTATCCAGCCGTCTCTTCTCTCCCAGAGCCCACAGCCCGCCATTGTCTCAGATCAGAAATAACCAGCTGAAATGGCGCCGACGTACCGGCCCTACTACGGCGCCGGcgaggagcagcagcaacaacgGAAGGTGAAGCCGGTGGGGAGGTGGTTGGCTGCGTGGAGCGTGCTGGGCCTTGGCGGCGACCCGGCGGAGATGAAGCGGCGGAGGCGGGTGGCCGGCTACAAGGCGTACGCGGTGGAAGGGAAGGTGAAGGCGTCCATACGCAGGGGCCTCCGCTGGATGAAGGCCAAGTGCGAGCGCATCGCCTCCATTCCCAATCAGAGCTGAGCGCTGAGCCGGCCCTGAGCTAGGCTGCCCGTTGCGTTGCGCCGCCGTTGCTTCGGTTGTTCCTTCCTTGTTCCGCTTCATTACATTCTGCCTTGCTTgtgttttcttcttcttgctttgcCGTCTCTTCCTTAGCTATCTAGCTCCTGTACTTCCTGTGGACCCATTTTCCTTTATTATTATCTTATTATGGGTAGCAGATTAGATGCATGTGCATGTGCTGAGCATGGCGGTGGCGCGCTGGCTGGCAGGATCATGAtttgcttgcttgtttgcttgtcCTCAACTGATCGGTGACTCATGCATGGTGATTTGGTGATGGGTGCGTGTGCGTACAAGGTGAGCAAGCTACagatgctttccttctcttcgcGTACGTCCGACGCTCGTGTACTCTACGCCTATGTACAGTACGCCTACTACGAGGGAGCTATAATAATGCAAGCTTTTAATTTGCATGACCAAGGCAAGGAGTGGTTGTTGTTCATTGTTACTAGCATGTGGAAATGATAAGGGCGTTCGGCTGGTATAGttgcttattctctctcacagaatattATTCAATCATCCAGAACTATTCAAAAAAAAATGTTCACCGGACCATCCGAACGAGCTGCCCACGTTGATCGATCCGAGGAAACTCGTCCGCACGCGTCCGGCAAAAAAAAAAGTCACGTTCCCAATCAGCTCCCCATGCGATCTCCTTCTCAAGTCCCACGCGCTCCCGAATGCTCCTTCCCAGATTCCACCTCCAATCACGCTCTTTCCCATCACGCAGTCGCGCTCGCGCGCCTCAACCTGCGCCCTCCCCCCTCGCGCtcacccacgccgccgccgccgcgccctccACACatatcgtcgtcgtcgccgccgccaccccctCGTGCCTCCTTGCGCTCCTTTGCCCCTTTGATAGCGACCCTCGGCCCCTTCTCCCTGGCCGACAGTGGCTCGAGGAGCCCCTCCCATGAACAGCAACGATTGGACACCTCCCTCCCGGTTGGCGACGGCGCGTTGGGCCCCTTCCGGCCACCTGTTTGAGGACGGCAGCGTACTGCAGGGCAGTGGCGTGGGATCCAGAGCAGTAGATGAGGAGATAGCGAGGGTCGTAACACAGTTGTTCGTCCAACTCCCCATTGCATCGCACCTATGTCGAGTTacataaacatttaagcttttgagttcaatgatttatgagaggctccccttaatatgtgcttatgattagaattcataaaatgacctcaaatggcaattgcacatactaaaccATATAGGAGACTCTCCCTAAATTATTGCATtcatggggtgcatgtgtgtgtgacaaagtaaaaccgtgatgcatatgacaagatatatcacacaggaataaatataaaggcatctcATCAAGTATTTTcgttctagcatgcatagtccttatgaaaataaatataacacatgtatgtcacacatagcactcatttcacattttctcaagtccacaagccactaatataatataaaaaaggtcatgtctcaagagatacatagataaagcataagtgagtcttatctctcacatgatacaatctagcTCAAAAGATTATATTAATAAAGCTCAAGAAACtatagcctgcagtacatatctttaggtacaaagataagcaaataaaactatcctaaagctttaatcagtttttctccccctttgtcatctatcaccacaaaggtccaacaatgacatactaaggacaaaggggctgcaagctgtctctgaaagctatgatcactcatcatcatctttatctctaccagcatcctcatcatctgagcatgtAGCACCGGTTGGACGAGAACCACAAACGTGTCATAGAAACTACCCGTGAGGTTACTCCACCAGTCTGAAGTATACTCGTCTGCAGcactgggacgtggctgagagtgagtaggcacccgagcctatagtggtaaagtgtcagggtgctctggagcctgctactgctgctgtcgttgaaggaactcagcaaactctgCATCGTACCTGCCCTGTTGCTGCTCCtcggtctcaggctcactagctgcctcatctgatagtagagacctaggaggatcaagctcaagtctagaagcaatctaCTTCAGAGtctgagtatccttcctcctagcctccctctccttctgctgacaggtccgtatgtccttgcacatcccaaaaaTAGCACTGAACATCAtgcgaataggagaaggaggactacgGCGATGTGGagaagaatgtgaaggagcataTGGTAGAGGGGAAGCTCGTCCTTCCGCTGCACCACCTATAGGTGCATCtggctctggtgctgctgctgctactcctgGTCCTATTGGAGGTACCCCGACCTTAGGTAAGTctgcaacaatcttcagggccttatgtaccttgtcatactcaaaggtatgccctgtaacctgctcaatcatgtgcatgatgtagggaccaaaaccatagcccttgagggtcCTCTCACCTACACTCCGGATCTCACACCAGATAAAGTCAAAAACACTAAAGGGTCGAACATCAGGTGTCATCCTGTGGAgcaggttcctggagtaatctaTGATGTTTtccttatctccacccttgcagtcaatggtcttcctaaacatcctgtccaggtatctataagtagggtgaagacctagaaccttgccCACTGCTCATCTCTTACCTCCTAGTGGGTACATGTAGGCCAGCAGCTCTGGAGGAAGTACCTGCTCTGTATGAATCATGTCCCTCTGAAGATCCTCCTCTAAAAAACCAAGCAGGGCGGCAAAAGCATCATAATCCACACTGTACCACTGTCCCTCTAGCATCCAGTGcatacgcctctcatcctcctcaatatacagggtggcatagaactgagctaccacATCTGTGCTCCAGTCATGCTAGAACTCTATAATCTCATAAACCCATGTATGCTCACAAATGGCAACAGCGTGATCAATGAAGGCCTTCTGCAAATCTCTGATGTACTGCCAGTGAATCCACTGAGACTAGCAATCACTGGGTTTCTAGTGAGGATCACACTAGTGTAGTAGTCCATATGAAAGGCTATCCGAAATCGATGATCAAACTGAATCCTAGACAAGCCCCTTATatcaattcttctttcatctctGGCCCTTCTGGTCATGTCTTTCCCTCGATAGTCAACTTTGGCAACATAAGAGGctacactaggtggatgtggctcaagtaaaccatagtgcataccctgaccTGGCTAGTGCTGAGCCAGAGGTActgcctgctcctcctcaatctcttgctcatcatctgagctgccGCCATCTAaacctctatcagtgctcttcctctttctggtactaggctccactctatactcctctaTATCTATGTTAGAGGAAGAGCTAATGTCTCTCTCTTTGTACTGTGGAGCAGCCCTAGTAGCCCTGGAGAGTCCCCTGCTCCTGCTGACTGTATCTGGGATGCAtttcctgtcttgccttcttgtatttctccaaagc
Above is a genomic segment from Miscanthus floridulus cultivar M001 chromosome 3, ASM1932011v1, whole genome shotgun sequence containing:
- the LOC136547559 gene encoding uncharacterized protein, whose amino-acid sequence is MAPTYRPYYGAGEEQQQQRKVKPVGRWLAAWSVLGLGGDPAEMKRRRRVAGYKAYAVEGKVKASIRRGLRWMKAKCERIASIPNQS